In Granulicatella elegans, one genomic interval encodes:
- a CDS encoding alpha/beta hydrolase, giving the protein MTRQRKWFYGIFGALFALILLFYGLILMFTYRGTPEAMEKWNKHSYVKKNQYYRFEAKGEEQANLLFYTGALVEPQAYVGIAEGLAQNGITTYVIESSLNLPIFEMGTMETIVKEEKLDKVYVAGHSLGGVVASLDALKLQKENHLAGVILLASYPDKSVDFSSSHIPVLSIVASHDKILKWEKYEASKSRLPKTSEELMIEGGNHSGFGMYGEQKGDGARSISNEEQQQKVIEKMTEFMRKAK; this is encoded by the coding sequence ATGACTCGACAAAGAAAATGGTTTTATGGAATTTTTGGAGCGTTATTTGCACTGATTTTATTATTTTATGGCTTGATTCTCATGTTTACTTATCGTGGAACTCCTGAAGCAATGGAGAAGTGGAATAAGCATTCATATGTGAAAAAGAATCAGTATTATCGATTTGAAGCAAAGGGAGAAGAACAAGCGAACCTATTATTCTATACAGGAGCTTTAGTAGAACCTCAAGCGTATGTTGGAATAGCAGAAGGGTTAGCACAAAATGGCATTACGACTTATGTCATTGAATCTTCATTAAACTTACCCATTTTTGAAATGGGAACAATGGAGACGATTGTAAAAGAAGAAAAGTTGGATAAAGTTTATGTAGCAGGACATTCCTTAGGAGGAGTTGTTGCGAGTTTAGATGCATTAAAGTTACAAAAAGAAAATCATTTAGCAGGAGTGATTTTATTAGCTAGTTATCCAGATAAAAGTGTTGATTTCAGTAGTAGTCATATTCCAGTTTTATCGATTGTAGCCAGTCATGATAAAATTTTGAAATGGGAAAAATATGAAGCTAGCAAGTCTCGTTTGCCTAAGACTAGTGAAGAACTCATGATTGAAGGTGGAAATCATAGCGGCTTTGGAATGTATGGCGAACAAAAAGGAGATGGTGCTCGCTCGATTTCAAATGAAGAACAACAACAGAAAGTGATTGAAAAAATGACGGAATTTATGAGAAAAGCAAAATAG
- the truA gene encoding tRNA pseudouridine(38-40) synthase TruA, with amino-acid sequence MGFRYKVILSYDGTNYVGFQVQENGNSIQAELNKALKKMTKGLYIPVCGSGRTDSGVHANGQVIHFDYPTKIEEQNLQRAMNSLLPDDICAREVMAVSDDFHARYSVTGKRYIYRVNIQKFVNPFSRLYTLHHPYRVNVNQINEALQVVIGEHDFTSFCSTKTDKESKVRSVTKAEVVEQDGELVFTFEGNGFLYNMIRILVGTSLQIGDGLRPVSDMKEILVARDRQKAGPTAPPQGLYLDEVFYEEKE; translated from the coding sequence GTGGGATTTCGTTATAAAGTCATTTTAAGTTATGATGGAACGAATTATGTAGGGTTTCAAGTGCAAGAAAATGGTAACAGTATTCAAGCAGAATTAAATAAAGCACTGAAAAAAATGACAAAGGGATTGTATATTCCGGTTTGTGGTTCCGGTAGAACAGATTCAGGAGTACATGCAAATGGACAAGTGATTCATTTTGACTATCCGACAAAAATTGAAGAACAAAATTTACAGCGAGCAATGAATAGTTTATTGCCGGATGATATTTGTGCAAGAGAAGTGATGGCCGTTAGTGATGACTTTCATGCAAGGTATAGTGTGACGGGAAAACGATATATTTACCGAGTAAATATTCAAAAATTTGTCAACCCATTTAGTCGTTTATATACTCTTCATCATCCTTATAGAGTTAATGTGAATCAGATAAATGAAGCTTTACAAGTTGTTATCGGAGAACATGATTTTACAAGTTTTTGTTCTACAAAGACGGATAAGGAGTCGAAAGTTAGAAGTGTTACGAAGGCGGAAGTGGTAGAGCAAGATGGTGAATTAGTCTTCACGTTCGAAGGAAATGGATTTTTATACAATATGATTCGTATATTAGTGGGAACGAGTCTGCAAATCGGTGATGGATTAAGACCTGTTTCAGATATGAAAGAGATTTTGGTAGCAAGGGACCGACAAAAAGCAGGGCCAACAGCTCCTCCTCAAGGCTTGTATTTGGATGAAGTTTTCTATGAAGAAAAGGAATAA
- a CDS encoding aminopeptidase encodes MVLENFDVNLQKYAKLLVSTGINVQPGHTVVIYVEVEQAAFARLLVKEAYQLGASEVIVQWSDDEINRDRLLYAAEERITTVPEYKVQEMHYLLDHKASRLSIVSKDPDALNGVDTSRLAKSMKATSVALKPMRVATQSNKVSWTVAAAAGSAWAKKVFPEATSTEEAVDLLWNQIFTTCRVYADDPVAAWKEHEEKLDKKAAVLNKEQFAKLHYTAPGTDLTLGMPKNHVWESAGSYNAQGEHFIANMPTEEVFSAPDYRVADGYVTSTKPLSYNGTIIEGIKVTFKDGQIVEVSAEKGDQVMKDLVFENMGARGLGEVALVSDPSPISQSGITFFNTLYDENASNHLAIGSAYATSVKGGEKFETEEELAAAGLNRSDVHVDFMIGGPNMNVDGIREDGTVVPIFRNGDWAI; translated from the coding sequence ATGGTATTAGAAAATTTTGATGTAAATTTACAAAAATATGCAAAATTGCTAGTGTCTACAGGGATTAATGTTCAACCAGGACATACGGTAGTCATTTATGTGGAAGTGGAACAAGCTGCATTTGCACGCTTATTAGTAAAAGAAGCCTATCAATTAGGAGCAAGCGAAGTTATCGTTCAATGGAGTGATGATGAAATTAACCGTGACCGTTTATTATATGCTGCTGAAGAGCGTATTACGACTGTTCCAGAATATAAAGTACAAGAAATGCACTATTTATTAGACCATAAAGCAAGTCGTTTAAGCATTGTCTCTAAAGATCCAGATGCTTTAAATGGAGTAGATACAAGTCGTCTTGCAAAATCAATGAAAGCTACAAGTGTTGCGTTAAAACCAATGCGTGTTGCAACTCAATCGAATAAAGTAAGCTGGACAGTAGCAGCTGCAGCAGGTAGCGCATGGGCTAAAAAAGTATTCCCAGAAGCAACATCAACTGAAGAAGCTGTGGATTTGTTATGGAATCAAATCTTTACAACTTGCCGAGTATATGCAGATGATCCAGTTGCAGCTTGGAAAGAACATGAAGAAAAATTAGATAAAAAAGCAGCTGTTCTAAATAAAGAACAATTTGCTAAATTACACTACACTGCACCAGGAACTGACTTAACTCTTGGAATGCCTAAAAACCATGTTTGGGAAAGTGCTGGAAGCTACAATGCACAAGGGGAGCACTTTATTGCGAATATGCCAACAGAAGAAGTATTCTCAGCTCCAGATTACCGTGTAGCAGATGGTTATGTAACAAGTACAAAACCATTAAGTTATAACGGAACTATTATCGAAGGAATTAAAGTTACTTTTAAAGATGGTCAAATCGTAGAAGTTTCTGCTGAAAAAGGCGATCAAGTAATGAAAGATTTAGTATTCGAAAATATGGGGGCTCGTGGATTAGGAGAAGTTGCCTTAGTAAGCGACCCTTCTCCAATTTCTCAATCAGGGATTACATTCTTTAATACATTATATGATGAAAATGCTTCAAACCACTTAGCAATTGGTTCAGCTTATGCGACAAGTGTTAAAGGTGGAGAAAAATTTGAAACTGAAGAAGAATTAGCTGCAGCCGGATTAAATCGTTCAGACGTTCATGTGGACTTCATGATTGGTGGTCCAAATATGAATGTTGATGGTATTCGTGAAGATGGAACAGTTGTACCAATCTTCCGTAATGGAGACTGGGCGATTTAA
- a CDS encoding ISL3 family transposase has product MQKREIRVMIKSTKTNQRRISLMDYCIRKLLRLTEENFITDENWLEIVTENNETVHKINGTWTSACTSCLYCSSENVMKHSPMEHKIRIPHLFGHKTILDLKVQRFICKDCHKTWVADCPLVPKNSNISYDLECQIMLYLKENFSRKAIAKLLSISDKTVERVMKKFKIKTMQQYHYLPKVLCLDEFRGVKTQQGKMNFICLDGENRQLIDILPGRTLHEMISFFMKFSRKQRLKVRYLVMDMNASYQNLIKTVFPNAVIVVDRFHIIQHMNRNFNQLRIVIMKQFSAKSTQQKTLKRYWKVLLKPSDELDEEKLRYNYHFKTYLTQAQLVEKLLSFDEVLSDAYDFIQELRKAYKKKNYEAFMTCIKEIPKQLPYEFKKKFEVFKRFKNGIYQAFTTGYSNGAIEGTNNLIKVIKRVAYGYRNFENMKLRIKIIKGCFFTPVNRKSL; this is encoded by the coding sequence ATGCAAAAAAGAGAAATCCGAGTTATGATTAAGTCGACTAAAACAAATCAAAGGAGGATTTCTCTCATGGACTATTGTATACGAAAATTACTAAGATTAACAGAAGAAAATTTTATTACGGATGAAAATTGGTTAGAAATCGTGACAGAAAACAATGAAACAGTTCATAAAATTAATGGAACTTGGACAAGTGCTTGTACTTCTTGTCTATATTGTTCTAGCGAAAATGTGATGAAACATTCTCCTATGGAACATAAAATTAGAATTCCACACCTATTTGGACATAAGACTATTTTAGACCTTAAAGTACAACGATTCATCTGTAAAGATTGTCATAAAACATGGGTTGCAGATTGCCCTCTTGTTCCAAAAAATAGTAATATTTCTTATGATTTAGAGTGTCAAATTATGTTGTATTTAAAAGAAAACTTCTCTAGAAAAGCAATCGCTAAACTCCTTTCAATTTCTGATAAGACTGTTGAAAGAGTGATGAAAAAGTTTAAAATAAAAACAATGCAGCAGTATCATTATTTACCTAAAGTGCTTTGTTTAGATGAATTTAGAGGCGTTAAAACGCAACAAGGGAAAATGAATTTCATTTGTTTAGATGGAGAAAATCGCCAATTAATTGATATTTTGCCTGGTAGAACACTTCATGAAATGATTTCATTCTTTATGAAGTTTTCTCGTAAACAACGTTTAAAAGTAAGATATTTAGTGATGGATATGAATGCTTCTTATCAAAATCTTATTAAAACTGTATTTCCAAACGCTGTTATCGTAGTAGATCGATTCCATATCATTCAACATATGAATCGTAATTTTAATCAACTGCGCATTGTGATTATGAAGCAATTCTCAGCGAAATCAACACAACAGAAGACATTGAAACGTTACTGGAAAGTACTCTTAAAGCCTAGTGATGAATTAGATGAAGAAAAATTAAGGTACAATTATCACTTCAAAACCTATCTTACTCAAGCTCAATTGGTAGAAAAATTATTGAGTTTTGACGAAGTGTTATCAGATGCATATGATTTCATTCAAGAACTTAGAAAAGCCTATAAAAAGAAAAATTACGAGGCATTTATGACATGTATAAAGGAAATTCCAAAACAATTACCTTATGAATTTAAGAAGAAGTTTGAAGTGTTTAAACGTTTTAAGAATGGGATTTATCAAGCTTTTACGACAGGATATTCCAATGGAGCTATTGAAGGAACGAATAATCTCATTAAAGTAATTAAACGTGTTGCATATGGATATCGAAATTTTGAGAATATGAAATTAAGAATCAAGATTATTAAAGGTTGTTTCTTTACCCCGGTCAATAGAAAGTCATTATGA